The following proteins come from a genomic window of Acinetobacter sp. SAAs474:
- a CDS encoding dipeptide ABC transporter ATP-binding protein, which translates to MHSIQDVNNTPILSVQHLQICHQQQTLVKDISFNLYPAHTVAIIGASGSGKSLTSLALLGLLPSTLAVTGTVQFEKRNLLDLTEVQLQQIRGRKIAMIFQEPMTALNPLHRVETLIGEMLLLQGWSKTEVRQRIIQLLIEVGIDQPEHKLKCYPHQLSGGQRQRIMIAMALVLEPEILIADEPTTALDLHLQKHILDLLKSLQQRRKMALLLISHDLKMVKHYADHVIVMDQGHVKEQGNVQKIFNDPQQIYTQHLLDQPMIRPQPYHHQTTLLQLKQCMVKFPYSSGILGWHKRYFTAIEPLALSLGQGESIGIVGESGSGKTSLALAIARLIVSEGEIYFQGTDLNQLTEKYLRPLRINFQMVFQDPLNSLNSRLNIEQIVGEGLTLHTNTKTEISQKIDRILEKVELPVTIKSRYPHELSGGQRQRVVLARALILQPKLLILDEPTSALDRNTQNAILALLSQLQAELQLSYVCISHDLNVIKALCHKVIVLKQAKVVEFQTTELLFSQPQHHYTRQLIQASEY; encoded by the coding sequence ATGCATTCGATCCAAGACGTCAATAATACTCCCATACTGTCTGTACAGCATTTACAGATTTGCCATCAACAGCAAACTTTAGTTAAGGATATCAGTTTTAATCTCTATCCTGCGCATACTGTAGCCATAATTGGTGCCAGTGGTTCTGGAAAATCGCTAACGAGTTTGGCATTATTGGGTTTACTGCCCAGTACATTAGCTGTGACTGGTACGGTACAATTTGAGAAGCGTAATCTGTTGGATTTGACTGAAGTGCAACTGCAACAGATTCGTGGCCGTAAAATTGCCATGATCTTTCAAGAACCTATGACTGCACTTAATCCTTTACATCGTGTTGAAACACTGATTGGTGAGATGCTGTTGCTGCAAGGATGGTCTAAAACCGAAGTGCGACAACGCATTATACAGTTATTAATTGAAGTTGGGATTGATCAGCCTGAACATAAGTTAAAATGCTATCCACATCAACTGTCAGGTGGACAACGACAACGTATCATGATTGCAATGGCGTTGGTTTTAGAACCAGAGATTTTAATTGCAGATGAACCGACCACAGCCTTAGATCTTCACTTACAAAAACATATTCTTGATTTGCTGAAATCTTTGCAACAGCGTAGAAAAATGGCATTACTTTTGATTAGTCATGATTTAAAGATGGTAAAGCATTATGCTGATCATGTGATCGTAATGGACCAAGGTCATGTAAAAGAGCAGGGTAATGTGCAGAAAATATTCAATGATCCACAGCAAATATATACCCAGCATTTGTTAGATCAACCCATGATCCGGCCACAACCCTATCACCATCAAACGACTTTATTGCAGCTCAAGCAATGCATGGTAAAATTTCCTTATTCGTCAGGTATATTGGGCTGGCATAAACGTTATTTTACTGCTATCGAACCTTTAGCATTGTCATTGGGGCAAGGTGAATCGATCGGTATTGTTGGCGAAAGTGGTTCTGGAAAAACCTCTTTGGCATTGGCTATTGCCAGACTGATTGTCAGTGAAGGAGAAATTTACTTTCAAGGTACTGACTTAAATCAACTGACGGAGAAATATTTACGACCTTTACGAATCAATTTTCAAATGGTATTTCAAGATCCATTGAATAGCTTAAATTCACGCTTAAATATCGAACAGATTGTCGGTGAGGGTTTAACTTTACACACAAACACTAAAACAGAAATAAGCCAGAAAATTGATCGCATTCTTGAAAAAGTTGAACTACCTGTCACGATTAAGTCACGTTATCCTCATGAGTTATCTGGTGGACAACGACAACGCGTGGTCTTGGCTCGTGCTTTAATTTTACAGCCCAAGTTACTTATTTTAGATGAACCAACATCAGCACTTGATCGCAATACACAAAATGCAATTTTAGCATTATTAAGTCAATTACAAGCTGAATTGCAGTTAAGTTATGTTTGTATTAGTCATGATTTAAATGTGATTAAAGCATTGTGTCATAAAGTGATAGTGCTTAAGCAAGCCAAAGTCGTCGAATTTCAAACAACCGAATTATTATTTTCCCAGCCACAACACCATTATACGCGCCAATTAATTCAAGCCAGTGAGTATTGA
- a CDS encoding ABC transporter permease has translation MSPIMKARLHRFQHNKLGFISFIIFCVIFILSLSATFIANDKPLIVKYNQSYYFPVFKAYPETTFGGVFETETDYRDPAVRRMIAEKGWEIWPIIPFSYQTPNLDLAVPVPSPPSTTNWLGTDDQGRDVVARILYGLRISLLFGLSLTLASSIVGIIVGAIQGYYGGWIDLIGQRILEVWGGLPMLFMVMIIVSMLSPSVYWLLLIMLLFGWPSLVGLVRAEFLKARHLDYVRAAQGLGVKNSTIILRHILPHAMSSSLSQLPFILTANIIALTALDFLGYGLSPDSASLGELLAQGKENITAPWLALSGFLTLAIVLSLLIYIGEATRDAFDPRRQ, from the coding sequence ATGTCACCCATAATGAAAGCTCGTCTTCATCGTTTTCAGCACAATAAATTAGGGTTTATCAGTTTTATTATTTTTTGTGTAATTTTTATTCTATCATTAAGTGCAACGTTTATCGCCAATGATAAACCTTTGATCGTTAAATATAATCAGTCTTATTATTTTCCTGTATTCAAGGCATACCCTGAAACAACATTTGGCGGTGTATTTGAAACCGAAACAGATTATCGTGATCCTGCTGTTCGACGCATGATTGCTGAAAAAGGCTGGGAAATCTGGCCGATCATTCCATTTTCATATCAAACTCCCAATTTAGACTTAGCCGTTCCGGTACCTTCACCGCCATCGACCACCAACTGGTTGGGTACAGATGATCAAGGGCGAGATGTGGTTGCTCGTATTTTGTATGGCCTTAGAATTTCCTTATTATTTGGCTTAAGTTTAACTTTGGCCTCGAGTATTGTGGGGATTATTGTGGGTGCAATACAAGGCTATTATGGTGGATGGATTGATCTTATTGGGCAGCGTATTCTGGAGGTGTGGGGTGGACTACCGATGCTGTTCATGGTCATGATTATCGTCAGTATGCTCAGTCCCAGTGTATATTGGTTATTGTTGATTATGTTGTTATTTGGTTGGCCCAGTTTGGTGGGACTGGTTCGTGCAGAATTTTTAAAAGCACGTCACTTGGATTATGTCCGTGCAGCACAAGGTTTAGGTGTAAAAAATAGCACGATTATTTTGCGTCATATTTTACCTCATGCCATGAGTTCCAGTCTGTCACAGTTACCATTTATATTAACGGCAAATATTATCGCATTAACTGCACTGGATTTTTTAGGTTATGGTTTGTCGCCAGATAGCGCATCTTTAGGAGAATTATTAGCACAAGGCAAGGAGAATATTACAGCACCTTGGCTGGCACTGTCTGGATTTTTAACTTTAGCCATTGTTTTATCGCTATTGATTTATATTGGGGAGGCAACACGAGATGCATTCGATCCAAGACGTCAATAA
- a CDS encoding LysM peptidoglycan-binding domain-containing protein, with the protein MYKSTTTMWQPKLPSLFKITVLGSALLAMGVITGCSSTPSASKTTKSKQLNSGSGYLDADSLNSLEDLLSATDMRAVEGDRLLILKHGDVWKRMRVGFKLDTDQWNPRIDAQRSWFVSRQPYIDRLSARASRYLYHTVKEAERRGLPTELALLPVIESSYDPAATSSAAAAGLWQFIPSTGKIYGLRQTSLYDGRRDVVESTRAAYEFLGSLYNQFGSWELALAAYNAGPGRIQQAINRNQAAGLPTDFWSLKLPQETMNYVPRFLAVAQIIKNPQSYGVSLPPIANRPHFREVTVGAVDLNDVALVTGLSRAEIYALNPGHRGENIDFNSPMKLLIPADLSPTVDGKLKKLSGSNAALLAADRPVSKAPVASVTTTVSAAKPTVSSTPAMVANTTVANNSNMTAAVRKGATPKGSDALAAFASNSDIPSAPRIPVAVTPASNVKPVTVEPPISETEKAQILAAVKAEGASKTVDEVLKPIASKAEQDLVVEELKLIAPQGTEIVDPYDGKIKLTAIQTSQSVAEQQGKEVTKGFAYPKSVAANTKADSAEARLNQGKNVIQTESEVVVIAPKGKRSTYTVIAGDTLALIAAKNGVSWRDIAKWNQIDPNGTLFAGTTIYLYDAKPVVESSSKEKAKPETYLVQANDSLTNVAARFGLSVKQLADYNNLAPNSNLLIGQKLNLQETEAVKSKNDVIQKTEAKSKVATKSYVVKRGEYLKLIAERYGLSTQELADLTPDLNSTSSLMAGQKINVPLNEVSDTKSNTKNTLNESNSKVEVNRKVESYTVQRGDTLYSVANATNISIAELASLNNLSTSQGLLAGQVIKVPVTQPSTEHKRLPDSYTVQSGDTLSAIANKYNLAIDDLLEFNDLSLNSSIQVGQKLKLLGDVKKTSKSSKQNDSSAESKTKVTTVKETEKYVVKSGESLNVIASRTGSSVAELAALNNLSTRAGLRVGQTLLIPKTVTEYKVKRGDTLIGLANRYGIDSAALAELNGIKANTQLKIGDVIKVPN; encoded by the coding sequence ATGTATAAATCAACCACGACAATGTGGCAACCTAAATTACCCTCACTATTTAAAATTACAGTATTAGGCTCAGCATTGCTGGCGATGGGAGTAATAACGGGTTGTTCGTCGACACCAAGTGCATCAAAAACCACCAAGTCCAAACAACTCAATAGTGGCAGTGGTTATCTAGATGCGGATAGTCTTAACTCCTTAGAAGACTTATTATCTGCAACAGATATGCGTGCAGTGGAAGGTGATCGTTTACTGATCTTAAAGCACGGTGACGTTTGGAAACGAATGCGGGTTGGTTTTAAACTGGATACCGATCAATGGAATCCACGTATTGATGCACAGCGTAGCTGGTTTGTTTCCCGACAACCGTATATTGATCGTTTAAGTGCACGTGCATCACGCTATCTATATCACACCGTAAAAGAAGCAGAACGTCGTGGTTTACCTACAGAATTGGCATTATTGCCGGTGATTGAAAGTTCTTATGATCCTGCTGCAACCAGTAGTGCAGCAGCAGCAGGTTTATGGCAATTTATTCCGAGTACAGGAAAAATTTACGGTTTAAGACAAACTTCACTCTATGACGGTCGCCGTGATGTGGTGGAGTCTACACGTGCTGCGTATGAATTTTTAGGGAGTTTATACAATCAATTTGGTTCATGGGAATTGGCGCTTGCGGCCTATAATGCTGGTCCGGGACGTATTCAACAGGCGATTAACCGTAATCAGGCGGCAGGTTTGCCAACAGATTTCTGGTCATTAAAACTACCTCAAGAAACCATGAACTATGTGCCAAGATTTCTAGCAGTGGCACAAATTATTAAAAATCCACAGAGTTATGGTGTTTCACTGCCACCAATTGCCAATCGACCTCACTTTAGAGAGGTGACCGTCGGTGCTGTTGATTTAAATGATGTTGCTTTGGTTACGGGTCTTAGTCGTGCAGAAATCTATGCACTAAACCCAGGGCATCGTGGTGAAAATATTGACTTTAATAGTCCAATGAAATTATTAATTCCTGCAGATTTAAGCCCAACTGTTGATGGTAAATTAAAAAAACTTTCAGGTTCAAATGCTGCATTACTGGCTGCAGATCGTCCTGTGAGTAAAGCTCCTGTAGCGAGTGTGACAACGACGGTCTCAGCGGCTAAACCGACTGTGAGTTCAACGCCTGCTATGGTTGCCAATACCACGGTTGCAAATAATAGTAATATGACAGCAGCAGTCAGAAAAGGTGCAACACCTAAAGGTTCTGATGCCTTAGCTGCGTTTGCATCCAACTCGGATATTCCAAGTGCACCACGTATTCCAGTTGCAGTAACACCGGCAAGTAATGTAAAGCCTGTCACGGTTGAACCGCCAATTTCAGAAACTGAAAAAGCACAAATCTTAGCAGCGGTTAAAGCGGAAGGGGCAAGTAAAACGGTTGACGAGGTATTAAAACCGATTGCCAGCAAAGCTGAACAAGATTTGGTGGTTGAAGAGTTAAAATTAATTGCACCACAAGGCACAGAAATTGTTGATCCATATGACGGTAAAATTAAATTAACCGCAATTCAGACCAGCCAGTCTGTTGCAGAACAACAAGGTAAAGAAGTGACCAAAGGTTTCGCATATCCGAAATCTGTGGCAGCCAATACCAAAGCAGATTCCGCTGAGGCTCGATTGAATCAGGGTAAAAACGTGATTCAAACAGAATCAGAAGTGGTGGTAATTGCACCTAAAGGTAAACGTAGTACCTATACCGTTATTGCAGGAGATACGCTGGCATTGATTGCTGCAAAAAATGGTGTAAGTTGGCGTGATATTGCCAAATGGAATCAAATTGATCCAAACGGCACACTATTTGCAGGAACAACGATTTATTTATATGATGCTAAACCTGTGGTTGAAAGTAGCAGTAAAGAAAAAGCCAAACCTGAAACTTATCTGGTTCAAGCGAATGATTCACTGACCAACGTGGCTGCACGTTTTGGACTTTCAGTAAAACAACTTGCGGATTATAATAATCTGGCACCAAACAGTAATTTGTTAATCGGTCAAAAGTTGAATTTACAAGAAACTGAAGCTGTAAAATCAAAAAATGATGTAATACAAAAAACCGAAGCAAAAAGCAAAGTGGCCACCAAATCCTATGTGGTTAAACGCGGCGAATATTTAAAGCTGATCGCAGAGCGCTACGGATTATCAACTCAAGAGCTTGCGGATTTAACGCCAGATCTTAATTCGACCAGTAGTTTGATGGCGGGACAAAAAATTAATGTGCCATTAAATGAAGTCAGCGACACAAAATCGAATACTAAAAATACGCTCAATGAGTCTAACAGCAAAGTTGAGGTGAATCGTAAAGTTGAATCCTATACCGTGCAACGTGGTGATACCCTATATAGTGTTGCGAATGCCACCAATATCAGCATTGCAGAGTTAGCCAGCTTAAATAATTTATCCACCAGTCAAGGGTTGTTGGCTGGCCAAGTTATTAAAGTGCCTGTCACGCAGCCAAGTACAGAGCATAAGCGTCTACCTGACAGTTATACTGTACAATCAGGAGATACTTTATCTGCAATTGCCAATAAATATAATTTAGCCATCGATGATTTACTTGAATTCAATGATTTGTCTCTGAACTCATCCATTCAGGTTGGACAAAAATTAAAACTGCTGGGTGATGTGAAGAAGACGAGCAAATCCAGTAAGCAAAATGACAGTAGTGCTGAGTCCAAGACTAAAGTTACAACGGTCAAAGAGACTGAAAAATATGTGGTGAAATCTGGTGAATCACTCAATGTGATTGCAAGTCGCACGGGAAGTTCTGTTGCTGAGTTGGCTGCATTAAATAACCTGAGTACACGTGCTGGATTACGTGTAGGTCAGACTTTGCTGATTCCAAAAACAGTGACGGAATATAAAGTGAAACGTGGTGATACTTTAATCGGTTTGGCAAATCGTTATGGGATAGACAGCGCTGCATTGGCTGAACTAAATGGTATTAAAGCAAACACACAATTAAAAATTGGTGATGTGATTAAAGTTCCTAATTGA
- a CDS encoding CC0125/CC1285 family lipoprotein — MKKLIPASMALALMVTMSGCALSPSKPLSFNQLGEFSAYPLSTQSFRIAYKARDSISYSQAQNITLVKAAQTAILNGYQYFVILNGPTTVNRRPQTEVVYPNTGWAPGPWGWGPGWSDPFYGMPQTITTGPAEIAYNIECYKNESDAPAKAYNARLILQSIGAQYGVTPTGQILMPQAASPTS, encoded by the coding sequence GTGAAAAAATTGATCCCGGCATCAATGGCATTGGCGTTAATGGTTACAATGAGTGGTTGTGCATTATCTCCAAGTAAGCCATTATCTTTTAATCAATTGGGCGAATTTTCAGCATATCCATTAAGTACACAATCTTTTAGAATCGCTTACAAGGCAAGAGATAGTATTAGTTATTCACAGGCACAAAATATTACACTGGTTAAAGCTGCACAAACAGCAATTCTAAATGGTTATCAATATTTTGTGATCTTAAATGGTCCAACTACAGTCAACAGACGTCCACAAACTGAGGTGGTATATCCAAATACAGGTTGGGCACCAGGTCCATGGGGATGGGGTCCGGGATGGAGTGATCCGTTTTATGGTATGCCACAAACCATCACCACGGGTCCTGCAGAAATTGCCTATAATATTGAGTGTTATAAAAATGAAAGTGACGCACCAGCAAAAGCCTATAATGCTCGTTTAATCTTACAATCGATTGGTGCTCAATATGGTGTAACACCAACAGGGCAAATTTTGATGCCGCAAGCTGCAAGTCCGACATCATAA
- a CDS encoding extracellular solute-binding protein → MLKTVAKQVSFALSWMLISSTTWPALLTTPYIAFHSKPLYAHRSAMPYANPQAIKGGYLSRAVAGTFDNLNAMNGQGSYVEASSYLFDSLMVNSLDESGVMYPLLAEKISYDPKQTNFVIFHLNPKAKFSNGRPVTAADVKFSFDTFKTKSNPGLQTYLADLKHTVVLSRYQVKIIFNSDRNIEMSAVLASMPIYSKQDWQQRDFTRISLQPILGSGPYLIDKIDPGRSIRYKRNPDYWGKNLPVNQGKYNFNYIQYRYYRDLAIAFEAFKSGQVTFYEENLAGQWVNGYRFPAVQAGMVKQLEFKHHNPIPTQSFIFNTRRTPFNDIRFRQAISYVYDFEWQNKALFFGKYQRLQSFFSNSELEAKAKPSAAEMAILRPYLPQLNAIQRHGVLSDWRYPVSDASGFNRAGLLKARELLLKAGYRYQNGQLLNLKGQPIRIEFLIHQQSLTRTLMPFVRNMQRLGIKMTIRQVDFPQYIERKSHFDFDMTTDIMPQSLSPGNEQAQFWGSAAANQPLNYNYAGIQNPVIDAVIQLVIQAPNRQQLVLRTRVLDRLLRAGYYQIPTYGKGGDWYAYWNMYRWPKIQPKLSLGIDYWWSDAQQAQKVAQYLRQH, encoded by the coding sequence ATGCTAAAAACTGTTGCAAAACAAGTGAGTTTTGCTTTGAGTTGGATGCTTATCTCTTCAACAACGTGGCCAGCTTTGCTGACCACGCCATATATCGCATTTCACAGTAAACCGCTTTATGCACATAGAAGCGCTATGCCGTATGCAAATCCCCAAGCGATTAAGGGAGGATATTTATCTCGGGCTGTAGCGGGTACCTTTGATAACTTAAATGCCATGAATGGGCAAGGAAGTTATGTTGAAGCAAGTTCATATCTTTTTGATTCACTTATGGTGAATTCTTTAGATGAATCTGGCGTTATGTATCCGTTACTGGCAGAAAAAATAAGTTATGATCCGAAGCAAACTAATTTTGTTATTTTTCATTTAAACCCTAAGGCGAAATTTAGCAATGGTCGCCCAGTGACCGCAGCAGATGTTAAATTTAGCTTTGATACCTTTAAAACAAAATCTAATCCAGGTTTACAGACTTATTTGGCAGATTTAAAGCACACGGTGGTGCTATCCCGATATCAAGTTAAAATAATATTTAACTCAGATCGAAATATCGAGATGTCGGCTGTTTTGGCCTCAATGCCGATTTATTCAAAACAGGACTGGCAGCAGCGCGATTTTACTCGAATTAGCTTACAGCCTATTTTAGGTTCTGGTCCTTATCTCATTGATAAAATTGATCCGGGACGGAGTATTCGTTATAAACGTAATCCAGATTATTGGGGTAAAAATTTACCAGTCAATCAAGGTAAATATAATTTTAATTATATTCAATATAGATACTATCGTGATTTAGCAATTGCATTTGAAGCCTTTAAATCAGGGCAGGTGACATTTTATGAAGAAAATCTTGCTGGTCAATGGGTAAATGGTTATCGCTTTCCTGCTGTTCAGGCAGGGATGGTAAAACAGCTTGAGTTTAAACATCATAATCCTATTCCAACGCAAAGTTTTATTTTTAATACACGACGAACACCATTCAATGATATTCGCTTTCGTCAGGCAATCAGTTATGTTTATGATTTTGAATGGCAAAATAAAGCATTATTTTTTGGTAAATATCAGCGATTACAAAGTTTTTTTAGCAACAGTGAGCTTGAAGCCAAAGCAAAACCAAGTGCTGCTGAAATGGCCATTTTACGACCTTATTTACCGCAGTTAAACGCAATACAACGCCATGGTGTACTAAGTGATTGGCGTTATCCGGTATCAGATGCAAGTGGTTTTAATCGAGCTGGTTTATTAAAAGCACGTGAATTGCTATTAAAAGCAGGTTATCGTTATCAGAATGGTCAATTATTAAACTTAAAAGGCCAGCCAATTCGCATTGAGTTTTTGATTCATCAGCAGAGTTTGACACGAACGCTCATGCCTTTTGTACGAAATATGCAACGCTTAGGGATTAAAATGACCATTCGTCAGGTCGATTTTCCACAATATATTGAAAGGAAAAGTCATTTTGATTTTGATATGACGACTGATATCATGCCGCAATCATTAAGTCCGGGCAATGAGCAAGCACAATTTTGGGGTAGTGCTGCCGCAAATCAGCCTTTAAATTATAATTATGCAGGTATTCAAAATCCTGTAATTGATGCCGTTATTCAGTTGGTCATTCAGGCACCTAATCGTCAGCAACTGGTGCTAAGAACTCGGGTGTTGGATCGGCTGTTAAGAGCGGGATATTATCAAATTCCAACTTATGGTAAGGGGGGAGATTGGTATGCTTATTGGAATATGTATCGTTGGCCAAAAATACAACCTAAATTATCATTAGGTATCGATTATTGGTGGAGTGATGCACAGCAAGCACAAAAAGTAGCACAATATTTACGTCAGCATTAG
- a CDS encoding microcin C ABC transporter permease YejB: protein MPAYILKRLLLMIPTLFLILVINFIVVQIAPGGPVEQAIQKIQQAQGMLQDQGQSLVNHPQYLAAQGLSPEMVKKIEVQYGFDQPLSTRFWKMLGDYLRLDFGSSFFKDKPVIELILQRLPVSISLGLWSTLLIYLIAIPLGIKKARTHGLIFDKVTSLFLAIGYAIPAFAFAIVLVVFFAGGSYWQWFPLQGLVSENFNQLSVLGKIADYFWHMALPLLAMVVGGFASLTYLTKYSFMEELNKQYVVTARAKGLTSRRVLYGHVFRNAMLVVIAGLPEALLGVFFVGNLFIEIIFNLDGLGLLGFEAITQRDYPVIFGTLFIFTLFGLVLRLISDVLYQVIDPRINFDSRA from the coding sequence ATGCCTGCCTATATATTAAAAAGATTATTACTGATGATTCCCACCTTATTTTTAATTCTGGTGATTAACTTTATTGTGGTGCAAATTGCACCTGGCGGTCCTGTGGAGCAGGCAATTCAAAAAATTCAGCAAGCACAGGGAATGTTGCAAGATCAGGGACAGTCTTTAGTCAATCATCCACAATATTTAGCTGCACAAGGTTTAAGTCCTGAAATGGTCAAAAAAATTGAAGTTCAGTATGGTTTTGATCAGCCTTTATCAACGCGTTTTTGGAAAATGCTGGGTGATTATTTACGTCTAGATTTTGGCAGTAGTTTTTTTAAAGATAAGCCTGTGATTGAATTGATCTTGCAGCGATTACCAGTTTCAATTTCACTGGGGTTATGGAGTACTTTGTTGATTTATTTGATTGCTATTCCACTTGGTATCAAAAAAGCACGTACACATGGCCTAATTTTTGATAAGGTAACATCACTCTTTTTGGCGATTGGTTATGCGATACCAGCGTTTGCATTTGCCATCGTATTGGTGGTGTTTTTTGCAGGGGGATCGTATTGGCAATGGTTTCCATTACAGGGTTTAGTTTCAGAAAATTTTAATCAACTTTCTGTGTTGGGTAAAATAGCAGACTATTTTTGGCATATGGCTTTACCATTGTTGGCTATGGTTGTGGGTGGTTTTGCCAGTTTAACCTATTTGACCAAATATTCATTTATGGAAGAATTAAACAAGCAGTATGTCGTGACTGCAAGAGCCAAAGGATTAACATCCAGACGGGTACTTTATGGACATGTTTTTCGTAATGCGATGCTGGTGGTGATTGCTGGATTGCCAGAAGCCTTATTGGGTGTTTTTTTTGTTGGTAATTTATTTATTGAAATTATTTTTAATTTAGATGGATTAGGTTTACTTGGTTTTGAGGCGATTACACAGCGTGATTATCCTGTTATTTTTGGTACATTGTTTATTTTTACCTTATTTGGGCTAGTACTTAGGCTCATCAGTGATGTGTTATACCAAGTCATTGATCCTCGAATTAACTTTGACTCGCGAGCTTAA
- a CDS encoding uracil/xanthine transporter, whose product MQKIMIHKTHMISGFQWFFFIFCNTVVIPPTLQSAFHLSDATTFVITQYSFLLTAVACLLQAFLGHQRSIMEGPTGLWWATILTVTLSESMQGTALATIGWSLTVGIFLSGIITILIGLSGIGSWLARLFKPGVLVVFMFLLGAQLVSIFLKGMLGLPFGISTIATSVNYPVFFLACAIMIAMIAAILYLPARISQYSLLFATILGWIIYSILFTPPQSTVLNDSSSITWMLFPLGQSEEINLSIVITAILVGILNTSNTFGAMRGTDIFYTDKLNVKSRYRRSFMTSGFMTICAAPLGIVPFSPFVSSIGLITQTKDSSRISFSIGSLIFLLIGSIAFLTDFFRALPLAIGSAVMLVTYLPLLFSSLSFVKEIELNPRNIYRLALPLFIGIFLMAAPKVVIESLPPMFSSLFGNGLLMGILLALILENSINWDKITPQSSLKDG is encoded by the coding sequence ATGCAAAAAATAATGATTCATAAAACCCATATGATTTCAGGCTTTCAATGGTTCTTCTTTATTTTCTGCAATACTGTCGTGATTCCGCCAACGCTACAGTCAGCATTTCATCTCTCTGATGCAACCACATTTGTTATTACACAATATTCTTTTTTGCTTACTGCTGTTGCCTGTTTATTACAAGCCTTTCTAGGTCATCAACGCTCAATTATGGAAGGTCCTACAGGACTTTGGTGGGCCACTATTTTAACCGTAACACTTTCAGAATCAATGCAAGGCACCGCACTTGCAACCATTGGCTGGAGCTTGACTGTCGGAATCTTTCTCTCAGGAATCATCACTATTTTAATTGGCTTAAGTGGTATAGGAAGCTGGCTCGCTCGTTTATTTAAACCAGGTGTACTGGTTGTTTTTATGTTTTTACTGGGCGCACAATTAGTCAGTATTTTTTTAAAAGGCATGCTCGGACTTCCTTTTGGTATTAGCACTATCGCCACCAGTGTCAATTATCCTGTATTCTTTCTTGCCTGTGCAATTATGATTGCTATGATTGCTGCAATCTTGTATCTCCCTGCACGTATTAGCCAATATTCATTATTGTTCGCCACCATTTTGGGCTGGATCATTTACAGTATTTTATTTACACCACCACAGAGCACAGTACTCAATGACAGCTCATCCATCACATGGATGTTATTTCCTCTCGGTCAATCAGAAGAAATTAATCTAAGTATTGTGATTACCGCAATCTTGGTGGGTATTTTAAATACCTCTAATACCTTTGGTGCCATGCGTGGAACCGATATATTCTACACGGATAAATTAAATGTAAAATCACGCTATAGACGTAGTTTTATGACCTCTGGCTTTATGACCATATGTGCAGCACCATTAGGAATCGTACCATTTTCACCCTTTGTATCGTCAATTGGTTTAATTACACAAACCAAAGACAGTTCTCGTATTTCATTTAGCATTGGTAGTCTGATCTTCTTGTTGATTGGCAGTATCGCCTTCCTCACCGATTTTTTCCGCGCACTCCCATTGGCTATTGGTAGTGCGGTGATGCTAGTCACCTATCTTCCTTTACTCTTTTCATCACTATCATTCGTTAAAGAAATTGAATTAAATCCACGTAATATTTATAGACTTGCCTTGCCTTTATTTATCGGCATATTTTTAATGGCAGCACCGAAAGTGGTCATAGAGTCCTTACCACCAATGTTTAGCTCTTTATTTGGAAATGGATTATTAATGGGTATTCTATTGGCTTTGATTCTAGAGAATTCAATTAATTGGGATAAAATTACACCACAGTCCTCGCTGAAAGACGGATAA